The Oncorhynchus tshawytscha isolate Ot180627B linkage group LG20, Otsh_v2.0, whole genome shotgun sequence genome has a window encoding:
- the LOC112220397 gene encoding intracellular hyaluronan-binding protein 4-like, which translates to MKGIIEDPTESAGFGCAVTNRFGQLLDNEADPFDIIRQAQVEKQKKKDELKRTDTTSKPVKKESQKDKRTPLNAVEGNHSQAKNVQGQKYPPRGAPGQVEEKGERRVAFRDRRQNDSEAPLGYSIERPVDQGERAARGRGGGRGRGMRGNSNFRSTDGFDQRGKREFERHSGSDRTGVRSEEKRGGSGPRNWGSMRDHMSAAADGAPTEGGDGDELADSAETGANRAPETEGEGEAVVEVSVEMSLDEWKALQEQNRPKKEFNLRKADTIVPSDSVVIHKSKKQVEEEVEEDDAAALRRPVNDITAKLKIDFGSLGRPSRGTRGGGRGGRGGPATRPETISPQKPPEKARFQQGQAPNPDDPEDFPALA; encoded by the exons ATGAAGGGTATAATTGAAGATCCCACCGAAAGTGCTGGTTTTGGGTGCGCCGTGACAAACCGTTTTGGTCAGCTTTTAGACAACGAGGCCGACCCTTTCGATATTATTCGCCAGGCGCAGGTGGAAAAACAGAAGAAAAAGGATGAGCTGAAAAGAACTGATACAACATCCAAACCTGTCAAGAAGGAGTCTCAAAAGGACAAGAGAACTCCCTTGAATGCTGTGGAAGGCAACCATTCACAGGCAAAAAATGTACAGG GTCAGAAATATCCTCCTCGAGGTGCACCTGGCcaggtggaggagaagggggagcgaCGAGTTGCCTTCCGGGATCGGAGGCAGAACGACAGTGAGGCTCCGCTAGGATACTCAATTGAAAG gcctgTGGATCAGGGTGAGCGTGCCGCAAGGGGCCGAGGTGGTGGTCGTGGAAGAGGAATGCGCGGCAACAGCAACTTCAGATCCACAGATGGCTTTGACCAGAGAGGCAAAAGGGAGTTTGAGCGCCACAGTGGCAGCGATAGAAC TGGTGTCAGGTCAGAGGAGAAGCGAGGGGGCAGTGGTCCACGTAACTGGGGATCCATGAGGGACCACATGAG TGCTGCCGCTGATGGGGCTCCCActgagggaggggatggagatgaGTTGGCAGATTCCGCAGAGACTGGAGCAAATCG TGCCCCGGAGACTGAAGGCGAGGGGGAAGCAGTGGTGGAGGTTTCCGTGGAGATGTCTCTGGACGAGTGGAAAGCCCTACAGGAACAGAACCGGCCCAAGAAGGAGTTCAACCTGCGCAAGGCTGATACCATTGTGCCCTCTGACTCTGTGGTCATCCACAAGTCCAAGAAACAGGTTGAG gaggaggttgaggaggatGACGCTGCAGCCCTCCGTCGCCCTGTCAATGACATCACAGCCAAGCTGAAGATTGACTTTGGCAGTCTGGGACGACCCTCACGGGGtaccagaggaggaggaagaggtggacgAGGTGGCCCAGCCACACGGCCAGAGACCATTTCTCCCCAGAAGCCTCCTGAGAAG GCCCGATTCCAGCAGGGACAGGCCCCAAACCCTGACGACCCAGAAGACTTTCCTGCCCTTGCCTAA
- the LOC112220398 gene encoding uncharacterized protein LOC112220398, which yields MLINEAFQRQLSTIVEVLVATAVAEMGRLLDECSAFVMPLKLVQQNEESILLKSRLQRVNKTKTETVFISTTTALTLSLRVPTKSRMTITPRPHLPQRHKMTRETQSQTQAGMEKMPSVEGNLLEMWYCSLNLIIKRKFTLIPSSHLHQTQRNKTASPQTWSQTQAGLEKLSRMVVLQMQTKIQMQVMPPEQ from the exons ATGTTGATTAACGAGGCTTTTCAGAGACAATTATCTACCATTGTCGAGGTATTAGTTGCAACGGCAGTTGCGGAGATGGGCAGACTCCTCGATGAGTGCTCTGCTTTTGTTATGCCTCTAAAGTTGGTCCAGCAGAATGAGGAAAGTATTTTGCTGAAGAGTAGGCTTCAACGTGTGAACAAAACCAAGACA GAGACGGTCTTCATTTCCACAACTACTGCACTGACACTGTCTCTGAGAGTGCCCACCAAGAGTAGGATGACTATAACCCCCAGACCTCACCTGCCTCAGAGACACAAGATGACCAGAGAAACACAGAGCCAAACTCAGGCAGGAATGGAGAAGATGCCCAGTGTGGAGGGGAACCTACTGGAG ATGTGGTATTGCTCTCTGAATTTGATCATCAAGAGGAAGTTCACCTTAATCCCCAGCTCTCACCTTCATCAGACCCAGAGAAACAAGACAGCCAGCCCTCAAACATGGAGCCAAACCCAGGCAGGATTGGAGAAGCTGTCCAGAATGGTGGTTCTTCAAATGCAGACCAAAATACAGATGCAAGTGATGCCACCGGAGCAGTGA